From a region of the Candidatus Kapaibacterium sp. genome:
- a CDS encoding T9SS type A sorting domain-containing protein, which translates to MTSYIYKLFVFMFFPVIVVSQGKVLNESIPAPMPNHEIESIISESSPYLGYDKDISPLLMGKYKELDIAFNLFSNTFFPGVNPFVYEPKSGTLILAQSSRARLPEGSDTADFTGFLYLYTSQDGGENWQKHEIYRKWGEIPTNPSVAVLNPNNSTDPADFLYVINNRYFTTNWVNGVPVLGLYGCKYLIFEGNNWNYLEYDEIGPLSENPGNQQRWTMTNNVPSERENGNWVYTAGILSPVNEFSQYGSYGVGFINIDDSDVGSSIPEQFRHDKFRPSAAMTSSYQGQIEIDVDPTGNVYTAVNNYFLPYEEDGRDRVVGVAKSVDNGKTYGEFNKMSKSILEDFITFTGGSTSIGVPMPGNYPYSSNGFKVVAEDEYSFIYRIISWASTESSNAYIVEAFRKDGQWGLRQVSTFKGRIPYVIQDTSASIEQDVIMENSRQHELQLSMTADGQYLVAKWIDFRDELVCLEPPVSIIGSGILDSILSTDIFISYRPVNGTQWSAPQNLTDDIWFNKCTYIPTIIPSLNNIPILENITVKFTNPSDPRYNYPYFIQNYVVTTSIRNHILVASYDAMNPETIGNPALQRPEGVCNVSSVNEENYNFRILSVSPNPIDDEGYINYQLDHSGLVTMDIYNSLGQKILNVRNQFTEKGLWQANFSAANLPTGTYYCTLNFNGYTLTKALNVVR; encoded by the coding sequence ATGACAAGTTATATTTACAAACTTTTTGTGTTCATGTTTTTCCCCGTAATTGTTGTTTCTCAGGGCAAAGTCTTGAATGAATCAATACCTGCACCAATGCCCAATCATGAGATTGAATCAATAATTAGCGAGAGCTCGCCCTACTTAGGCTATGATAAGGATATATCGCCTCTGTTGATGGGCAAATACAAAGAATTGGATATTGCTTTCAATTTATTTTCGAACACATTTTTTCCCGGAGTGAATCCATTCGTTTACGAGCCGAAATCCGGTACGTTGATACTTGCCCAATCCAGCCGCGCAAGATTGCCTGAAGGGTCGGATACAGCAGATTTCACGGGCTTTTTATATCTCTATACTTCGCAAGATGGAGGAGAGAATTGGCAGAAACACGAAATTTATCGCAAATGGGGAGAAATTCCTACTAATCCTTCAGTTGCAGTATTAAACCCAAATAATTCAACAGACCCGGCTGATTTTCTCTATGTAATTAATAACCGATATTTTACTACGAATTGGGTAAACGGTGTACCTGTACTTGGGCTATATGGTTGTAAATACCTAATTTTTGAGGGAAATAATTGGAATTATCTCGAATACGATGAAATTGGACCTTTATCTGAAAACCCTGGTAATCAGCAGAGATGGACAATGACCAACAACGTCCCATCTGAACGTGAAAACGGTAATTGGGTTTATACAGCGGGTATATTATCGCCGGTTAATGAGTTCTCCCAATACGGCTCGTATGGAGTTGGCTTTATTAATATAGATGACTCTGATGTAGGCTCGTCAATTCCTGAACAATTTAGACATGACAAATTCAGACCCAGTGCAGCAATGACTTCATCTTACCAGGGACAAATTGAAATTGACGTTGACCCGACAGGAAATGTCTATACAGCCGTAAATAATTATTTTCTCCCATACGAAGAGGACGGAAGAGACAGAGTTGTAGGTGTAGCAAAATCAGTTGATAATGGTAAAACTTATGGTGAATTTAACAAAATGTCTAAGTCAATATTAGAAGATTTCATTACTTTTACAGGTGGCAGCACAAGCATCGGTGTACCTATGCCGGGGAATTATCCTTATAGTTCTAATGGCTTTAAAGTAGTTGCAGAAGATGAATATAGCTTTATTTATAGAATAATTAGTTGGGCTTCAACAGAATCGAGTAATGCATATATAGTAGAAGCATTCAGAAAAGACGGGCAATGGGGATTGAGACAAGTTTCGACCTTTAAGGGGAGAATTCCTTATGTAATTCAAGATACAAGTGCGTCAATAGAGCAAGATGTTATCATGGAAAATTCTCGCCAACACGAACTACAATTATCCATGACTGCCGACGGACAATATTTGGTAGCAAAGTGGATTGACTTTCGGGATGAGCTTGTCTGCTTAGAACCACCTGTGTCAATCATTGGCTCCGGAATATTAGATTCAATATTATCTACGGATATTTTTATTTCCTACAGACCCGTAAACGGTACACAATGGTCTGCTCCACAGAATTTAACTGATGATATTTGGTTTAATAAATGTACTTATATACCGACTATAATTCCAAGTTTGAATAATATTCCGATTTTAGAAAATATAACAGTAAAATTCACAAATCCTTCAGACCCAAGGTATAATTACCCTTACTTCATTCAGAATTATGTAGTTACAACCTCAATTCGTAATCATATTCTGGTTGCATCATACGATGCTATGAACCCGGAGACAATAGGAAATCCCGCACTTCAAAGACCCGAAGGCGTTTGCAATGTTTCGAGTGTGAACGAAGAGAATTATAACTTTAGAATACTTAGTGTATCTCCTAATCCGATTGATGATGAGGGCTATATTAATTACCAATTAGACCATTCGGGATTAGTTACGATGGATATTTACAACTCATTGGGACAAAAGATTTTAAATGTACGCAATCAATTCACTGAAAAAGGGTTATGGCAAGCTAATTTTTCGGCTGCAAATTTACCAACTGGCACTTATTATTGCACTTTAAATTTCAATGGTTACACTTTAACTAAAGCTTTGAATGTAGTGAGATAA